In one window of Dyella thiooxydans DNA:
- a CDS encoding heavy metal-responsive transcriptional regulator, whose amino-acid sequence MDTNAPLTIGAVARRAGVPIDTIRYYEREGLLPEPLRRASGYRSYGESAVAQLRFIRRAKDLGFTLEEIRELLALSRDRQRGVKAVKQRAQQRLAAIEARIAELQRVRDGLVELVASCPGHGAPEQCPILRALNDGESA is encoded by the coding sequence ATGGACACGAATGCTCCCCTCACCATCGGAGCCGTCGCCAGGCGCGCCGGCGTTCCCATCGACACCATCCGCTACTACGAGCGCGAAGGGCTGCTGCCCGAACCGCTGCGCCGCGCCTCCGGCTACCGCAGCTACGGCGAGAGTGCGGTGGCGCAGTTGCGCTTCATCCGGCGCGCCAAGGATCTCGGCTTCACGCTGGAGGAGATCCGCGAGCTGTTGGCACTGTCGCGTGACCGCCAGCGCGGCGTGAAGGCGGTGAAGCAGCGTGCGCAGCAGCGGCTGGCGGCGATCGAGGCGCGCATCGCCGAGCTGCAGCGCGTGCGCGACGGCCTGGTGGAGCTGGTCGCCTCGTGCCCTGGGCATGGCGCGCCCGAGCAGTGTCCGATCCTGCGCGCGCTCAACGACGGGGAGAGTGCCTGA
- a CDS encoding outer membrane beta-barrel protein: MRPSIGSDAQTAPDTDPGPGWKVVPGLSTGITYDSNVYATPNQPRGDELFSVSPSLRVQKQGEGRSLTLTASGTETRYHHYPSENSTDYQIDATGRQRVDAYGDIFGGLGYSRAHEDRTSPDDVLGKRPTVFTDASAHIGLTQRWSPVSLTVGTTLDHLIFNNVTSAAGEAIDNTDRSRNVVGVGLRLGYGISQHLDLFVQGTYDERNYLRKIDDYGYRRDSRGDSWVIGVATRDTRSVRGELYAGWLSQRYADPRLSRITAPTVGARVLWKMSPQTTLDASVDRSAQETTLPGASGYLDTNVGLHISRDIGDRFSAHAGVDVTRSEFRGLGRRDDLYDGSFGLSYRLHRYWQIDASYQLLQRHSNIPDASYYRNAIYLGVRMDGGARAFASDGAPAATTEGSAVAHDLYLGAAVGYGNVDTRVTGTRGEHGTYRGDFAGSGYLRSVFVGYGLSLDRWYLGAEAMIAPSRIDWAHEKTPSSRIFSTEQRRDTSVSLLAGPILPGNALLFASAGRTRTRFDSAYAVEDGTASSQSDTRWSNTYGAGIDVPLTRHLFARARYDVAHYRGYDVANESGSDRFADSSGQFQFGLGWRLTAVPREAGMEHTLDGFYAGAQGGDNRFGSTLDAVQRQAEIPPVTNLRTDFGGRGMDFGAFAGYGHAFGPMYAGVEVEGDASDSGWYHEKQPGGRDFSIEGRASYGASLRLGYATDRGALVYLRAGRVRGRFHTTYVKGENSSAWVDRNDTRRGDRFGIGIEAPLWKAAFVRLDYAATRYDAIAFTTAQAQADQLRFIHWQYLARIGIGVRF, translated from the coding sequence GTGCGACCGTCGATCGGCAGTGACGCGCAGACCGCCCCGGACACCGACCCCGGCCCAGGCTGGAAGGTCGTCCCGGGGCTTTCGACCGGAATCACCTACGACAGCAACGTCTATGCGACGCCCAACCAGCCACGTGGCGACGAACTGTTTTCGGTCTCCCCGTCATTGCGCGTGCAAAAGCAGGGGGAAGGCCGAAGCCTCACGCTGACCGCGAGCGGTACCGAAACGCGCTATCACCACTACCCCAGCGAAAACAGCACCGACTACCAGATCGACGCGACCGGCAGGCAGCGCGTCGATGCGTACGGGGACATTTTCGGGGGGCTGGGCTACAGCCGAGCCCACGAGGACCGCACGTCGCCGGACGACGTACTGGGCAAACGGCCCACCGTGTTTACCGACGCCAGTGCGCATATCGGGCTGACGCAACGCTGGTCCCCGGTGTCGCTGACCGTCGGCACCACGCTGGATCACCTGATCTTCAACAATGTCACCAGCGCGGCCGGCGAGGCGATCGACAACACCGACCGGAGCCGCAACGTGGTCGGTGTCGGTCTGCGCCTCGGCTATGGCATCTCGCAACACCTCGATCTGTTTGTGCAGGGTACCTACGACGAGCGGAACTACCTGCGTAAGATCGACGATTACGGCTATCGACGCGACTCCCGGGGCGACAGCTGGGTGATCGGCGTGGCGACCCGGGACACGCGCAGCGTCCGCGGGGAGCTCTACGCAGGCTGGCTCTCGCAGCGATATGCCGATCCCCGGCTTTCCAGGATCACCGCGCCGACGGTCGGTGCCCGCGTGCTGTGGAAGATGTCGCCACAAACGACGCTGGATGCATCCGTCGACCGCTCGGCGCAGGAAACCACCCTTCCCGGTGCCTCCGGTTACCTCGACACCAACGTCGGCCTGCACATCAGCCGCGACATCGGCGATCGCTTCTCCGCACATGCCGGCGTCGACGTCACGCGAAGCGAGTTCCGCGGCCTGGGACGGCGGGACGATCTGTACGACGGCAGCTTCGGCCTGAGCTACCGGCTGCACCGGTACTGGCAGATCGATGCAAGCTATCAACTGCTGCAGCGCCACTCGAACATTCCGGACGCGTCCTACTACCGGAACGCGATCTATCTCGGCGTGCGCATGGACGGCGGGGCGCGTGCCTTCGCGAGCGATGGGGCGCCGGCTGCGACGACCGAAGGGTCGGCCGTCGCCCACGACCTCTATCTCGGCGCAGCCGTCGGCTACGGCAACGTCGATACGCGGGTCACCGGGACGCGCGGCGAGCACGGCACCTACCGCGGCGACTTCGCGGGCAGCGGCTACCTGCGATCCGTGTTCGTCGGCTACGGACTCTCGCTTGACCGGTGGTATCTCGGCGCCGAGGCGATGATCGCTCCGTCGAGGATCGACTGGGCCCATGAGAAAACCCCGTCGAGCCGCATCTTCTCCACCGAACAGCGACGCGATACGAGCGTTTCCCTGCTGGCTGGTCCGATACTGCCGGGAAACGCCCTGCTGTTCGCCAGCGCCGGCCGCACGCGAACGCGCTTCGACAGCGCATATGCCGTCGAGGACGGAACCGCCTCGTCGCAATCCGACACGCGCTGGAGCAACACCTACGGCGCGGGGATCGACGTCCCGCTGACGCGCCACCTGTTCGCGCGGGCACGCTACGACGTGGCGCATTACCGTGGCTACGACGTCGCCAACGAAAGCGGCAGCGACCGGTTCGCGGACAGCTCCGGACAGTTCCAGTTCGGACTGGGCTGGCGCCTGACGGCCGTGCCACGGGAAGCCGGCATGGAACACACGCTCGATGGCTTCTATGCCGGCGCCCAGGGCGGCGACAACCGCTTCGGAAGCACGCTCGACGCCGTGCAGCGACAGGCGGAGATTCCGCCCGTAACGAACCTGCGCACCGACTTCGGCGGCCGCGGCATGGACTTCGGCGCGTTCGCGGGTTACGGGCACGCCTTCGGACCGATGTACGCGGGCGTGGAAGTCGAGGGCGACGCGAGCGACTCGGGCTGGTACCACGAGAAGCAGCCAGGGGGACGCGACTTTTCCATCGAGGGGCGCGCCAGCTACGGCGCCTCGCTCCGGTTGGGCTATGCCACCGACCGCGGTGCCCTCGTCTACCTGCGTGCCGGCCGGGTACGCGGCCGCTTCCACACCACCTACGTCAAGGGCGAGAACAGCAGCGCGTGGGTGGACCGCAACGACACCCGCAGGGGCGACCGGTTCGGCATCGGCATCGAGGCGCCGTTGTGGAAGGCCGCCTTCGTGCGCCTGGATTACGCGGCGACCCGCTATGACGCCATCGCCTTCACCACCGCACAGGCCCAGGCGGACCAGCTGCGCTTCATCCATTGGCAGTACCTCGCACGCATCGGGATAGGCGTGCGCTTTTGA
- a CDS encoding heavy metal translocating P-type ATPase: protein MQNASSVCHGGTSAHAAIDPVCGMTVDTTAGKPNTVHDGQTFHFCCNGCKAKFEADPAKYLAAKPVAGDCCGGKSAVSAPSGHAHDHGHAHMAKDPVCGMTVDPHTAKHRAEHAGHTYYFCADRCRAKFVAEPEAYLGERKAAAPAPAGAIYTCPMHPEVQQVGPGDCPKCGMALEPMMPTAENDGSELRAMARRFWTLVALTAPVFVVAMLPHLTGWHLPSPWDVVAGWGEALLASVVVLWGGAPFFRRGWNSLRPWSPNMYTLIALGTGVAWIYSAVAFLVPGVFPASFRDMHGRVAVYFESAAVIVTLVTLGDFLELRARRRTGEALKALLGLAPKIAHRLGADGIESDVPLDAVQPGDTLRVRPGEKVPVDGVVIDGESHVDESMLTGEPMPVAKVAGDVLTGGTVNQDGTVRMRAEKVGSETVLSQIVALVAAAQRSRAPLQRVADKVAEWFVPIVVACALIAFALWAWLGPDPRMTRALIAAVSVLIIACPCALGLATPISIMVASGRGAHLGVLFKDAGSIEAMRDIDTLVVDKTGTLTEGKPALRELVPLGGRSRDRLLVLAAALEAPSEHPLARAIVQAVGQEALPAVEDFRSIAGQGVQGRIDGQVVALGNRAMMRALSVDVDTGAVTRADQLRGEGATVMYLALEGVLAGLIALSDRLKDGAAEAIRHLHAGGLQLVMLTGDHLLSAQAVARELGIDEVHAEVSPAGKAAVVQSLRRSGRRVAMAGDGINDAPALAAANVGIAMGTGTDVAMESAQVTLVKGDLAGIVRARALSRATVRNIHQNLFFAFVYNGIGVPLAAGALYPWLGLMLSPMVAALAMSFSSVSVVSNALRLRSARL, encoded by the coding sequence ATGCAGAACGCATCCTCCGTTTGCCACGGCGGCACGTCCGCCCACGCCGCGATCGACCCGGTCTGCGGCATGACCGTCGATACCACGGCCGGCAAACCAAACACGGTGCACGACGGGCAGACCTTCCACTTCTGCTGCAACGGTTGCAAGGCGAAGTTCGAGGCGGACCCGGCGAAATATCTGGCGGCGAAGCCGGTGGCGGGTGACTGCTGCGGCGGCAAGTCGGCCGTGTCCGCACCGTCCGGACACGCACACGATCACGGTCATGCGCATATGGCGAAGGATCCGGTCTGCGGCATGACCGTGGACCCGCATACCGCAAAGCATCGCGCCGAACACGCGGGCCACACGTATTACTTCTGTGCCGATCGCTGCCGCGCGAAATTCGTGGCCGAACCCGAGGCGTACCTCGGCGAACGCAAGGCCGCCGCGCCGGCACCGGCCGGTGCGATCTACACCTGTCCGATGCATCCGGAGGTGCAGCAGGTCGGCCCCGGCGACTGCCCCAAGTGCGGCATGGCGCTGGAGCCGATGATGCCGACAGCCGAGAACGACGGCAGCGAGCTGCGGGCGATGGCCCGCCGCTTCTGGACGCTGGTGGCGCTCACCGCGCCGGTGTTCGTGGTGGCCATGCTGCCGCATCTCACCGGTTGGCACCTGCCGTCGCCGTGGGATGTGGTGGCCGGCTGGGGCGAGGCGTTGCTGGCCAGCGTGGTGGTGCTGTGGGGCGGGGCGCCGTTCTTCAGGCGCGGCTGGAACTCGCTTCGTCCCTGGTCGCCGAACATGTACACGCTGATCGCGCTGGGCACGGGCGTGGCCTGGATCTACAGCGCGGTGGCGTTCCTCGTGCCCGGGGTGTTTCCGGCCAGCTTCCGCGACATGCATGGTCGCGTCGCGGTGTATTTCGAATCGGCGGCGGTGATCGTCACCCTGGTCACGCTGGGCGATTTCCTGGAGCTGCGTGCGCGCCGGCGCACCGGCGAGGCCTTGAAGGCACTGCTCGGGCTGGCACCGAAGATCGCGCACCGGCTGGGTGCGGACGGTATCGAATCCGACGTGCCGCTGGACGCGGTGCAGCCGGGCGACACGTTGCGCGTGCGGCCGGGCGAGAAGGTGCCGGTGGACGGCGTGGTGATCGATGGCGAGAGCCACGTCGATGAATCCATGCTCACCGGCGAGCCGATGCCGGTGGCCAAGGTGGCGGGCGACGTGCTCACCGGCGGCACGGTCAATCAGGACGGCACGGTGCGCATGCGCGCCGAAAAGGTGGGCAGCGAGACGGTGCTGTCGCAGATCGTGGCGCTGGTCGCCGCCGCCCAGCGCAGCCGCGCGCCGCTGCAGCGGGTCGCCGACAAGGTGGCCGAGTGGTTCGTGCCGATCGTGGTCGCCTGCGCGCTGATCGCGTTCGCGCTGTGGGCCTGGCTGGGGCCGGACCCTCGGATGACGCGCGCGCTGATCGCCGCCGTGTCGGTGCTGATCATCGCCTGCCCCTGTGCGCTGGGTCTGGCCACGCCGATCTCGATCATGGTCGCCAGCGGTCGCGGCGCGCATCTGGGCGTGCTGTTCAAGGATGCCGGCAGCATCGAGGCGATGCGTGACATCGACACGCTGGTAGTGGACAAGACCGGTACGCTGACCGAGGGCAAGCCCGCATTGCGCGAACTGGTGCCGTTGGGTGGGCGCTCGCGCGATCGGCTGCTGGTGCTCGCCGCCGCGCTGGAGGCACCGAGCGAACACCCGCTGGCCCGCGCGATCGTGCAGGCGGTCGGGCAGGAAGCGCTGCCCGCGGTGGAGGATTTCCGCAGCATCGCCGGGCAGGGTGTGCAGGGGCGCATCGACGGCCAGGTCGTGGCGCTGGGCAACCGGGCGATGATGCGGGCCTTGTCGGTCGACGTGGACACCGGCGCCGTGACCCGTGCCGACCAGTTGCGCGGCGAGGGGGCAACGGTGATGTACCTGGCGCTCGAGGGTGTGCTGGCCGGATTGATCGCGTTGTCCGACCGCCTGAAGGACGGTGCGGCCGAGGCGATCCGTCACCTGCACGCCGGGGGCCTGCAGCTGGTGATGCTCACCGGCGACCACCTGTTGAGCGCTCAGGCGGTGGCGCGTGAGCTGGGCATCGACGAGGTGCATGCGGAGGTGTCGCCTGCGGGCAAGGCTGCGGTGGTGCAGTCGCTCAGGAGGAGCGGTCGTCGCGTGGCGATGGCCGGCGATGGCATCAACGACGCGCCGGCGCTGGCTGCGGCCAACGTCGGCATCGCCATGGGCACCGGCACCGACGTGGCGATGGAGAGCGCCCAGGTGACCCTGGTGAAGGGCGACCTGGCCGGCATCGTGCGGGCGCGGGCGCTGTCGCGCGCCACGGTGCGCAACATCCACCAGAACCTGTTCTTCGCGTTCGTCTACAACGGCATCGGCGTGCCGCTGGCGGCCGGCGCGCTGTATCCGTGGCTGGGACTGATGCTGTCGCCGATGGTCGCCGCGCTGGCCATGAGCTTCAGCTCGGTGTCGGTGGTGAGCAACGCGCTGCGCCTGCGCTCGGCACGGCTGTGA